From Halobacteriovorax sp. GB3, a single genomic window includes:
- a CDS encoding response regulator transcription factor encodes MMKVLVVDDDKINAKFLAKSLAKRGFEVSEVHDGRSCLEYVKSNEVDIILLDIMMPDLSGQEVLSELRSEYSAFELPIVMVTAKSDASDVVNSLRKGANDYITKPVNIDVAEARIKTQVSLKSLYNDSLDKKELETLNAMIVTYNHEINNPLTIAMGMLNRAVAKQDFSYLDKVEDALDRIADIVSKIDGVTAKGKVDQKEYTKGKKMISLK; translated from the coding sequence ATGATGAAAGTTCTCGTAGTTGATGATGATAAGATTAACGCTAAGTTCTTAGCGAAAAGCCTAGCAAAACGCGGTTTTGAAGTTTCAGAAGTGCACGATGGTCGTTCTTGCCTTGAATATGTAAAGTCCAATGAAGTGGATATTATTCTTCTCGATATTATGATGCCAGATCTCTCAGGACAGGAAGTTCTTTCAGAACTTCGTTCAGAGTATTCGGCCTTCGAACTTCCAATTGTTATGGTGACTGCTAAAAGTGATGCTTCTGATGTCGTAAACTCTCTAAGAAAGGGTGCCAATGACTATATTACAAAGCCTGTAAATATTGATGTAGCCGAGGCTCGAATTAAAACGCAGGTCTCTTTGAAGTCTCTTTATAACGACTCTCTTGATAAAAAAGAGCTTGAAACACTCAATGCAATGATTGTGACTTACAATCATGAAATCAATAATCCTTTGACGATTGCTATGGGAATGCTCAATAGGGCAGTTGCCAAGCAAGATTTCTCTTATCTTGATAAAGTTGAAGATGCTCTAGATCGAATTGCTGATATTGTTAGTAAGATTGATGGTGTCACGGCAAAAGGTAAGGTCGATCAGAAAGAGTATACCAAGGGAAAAAAGATGATCAGCCTAAAGTAG
- a CDS encoding ParA family protein, whose protein sequence is MANQYFSLKKTAEMFGGQHLKERIEEFEKSGVIPPSSRYRSGALFRKGWTINDLPTIGSKLGFFKKFKKSTAMAVFTTKGGVLKSTLALNLARTAALHGQKVCVVGLDIQGDITTALGFESDLDNQEDLLEVIEKLNRTKGLSDLFNNQVRLTEIIQSTDIANLYLIPETPELVALNDSLSNINRREFWLKEKVVDLLKEHFDLVIMDCSPNWNKLTTNALVACDVLISPLECKINNFRNFRVFRHFLKEFKDEMRLRFENVFIPTRYSKNRKLSQDILSWYRENVPGCTDHGVRENVSGEEATALNLSLIEHVPGQEIAKEMRELLKEVHGRVDQYHEYVELREPDEVMMTPRDQYQHEVRQWSF, encoded by the coding sequence GTGGCCAATCAATACTTTAGCCTCAAAAAAACCGCAGAGATGTTTGGTGGCCAGCATCTCAAGGAAAGGATTGAGGAATTTGAAAAGAGTGGAGTCATTCCACCTTCAAGTCGTTATCGTTCAGGAGCTCTTTTTAGAAAAGGGTGGACGATTAATGACCTACCAACAATTGGAAGCAAGCTTGGCTTCTTTAAAAAATTTAAAAAATCGACTGCAATGGCCGTTTTTACTACAAAGGGCGGTGTTTTAAAAAGTACGCTTGCACTTAACTTAGCAAGAACCGCAGCTCTTCACGGTCAAAAGGTTTGTGTTGTTGGACTAGATATCCAAGGAGATATTACGACAGCACTAGGTTTTGAAAGTGATTTGGATAATCAAGAAGATCTTTTAGAAGTTATTGAAAAACTCAATAGAACAAAAGGTCTCTCTGATCTTTTTAATAATCAAGTGAGATTAACAGAGATTATTCAATCAACTGATATTGCCAATCTTTATTTGATTCCTGAGACTCCAGAGCTTGTCGCTTTAAATGATTCTCTTAGCAATATAAATCGACGTGAATTTTGGCTAAAAGAGAAAGTCGTTGATCTTTTAAAAGAACACTTTGATCTAGTCATAATGGATTGTTCACCAAACTGGAACAAGTTGACAACGAATGCTCTTGTGGCCTGTGATGTTCTTATTTCACCCCTAGAGTGTAAGATTAATAATTTTAGAAACTTTAGAGTCTTTAGACACTTCTTGAAAGAGTTTAAAGATGAGATGAGACTTCGTTTTGAAAATGTTTTCATCCCAACTCGTTATTCTAAAAATAGAAAACTCTCTCAGGATATTTTGTCTTGGTACCGTGAAAATGTTCCAGGATGTACTGATCATGGGGTTAGAGAGAATGTTTCTGGTGAAGAAGCAACTGCTCTTAACCTCTCTCTCATTGAACACGTTCCAGGCCAAGAAATTGCCAAGGAGATGCGTGAGCTTTTAAAAGAAGTACACGGGAGAGTTGATCAATATCATGAGTATGTCGAACTTAGAGAGCCAGATGAAGTGATGATGACTCCAAGAGATCAGTATCAGCATGAAGTTCGTCAGTGGAGCTTTTAG
- a CDS encoding helicase-related protein → MRNFIVGQRWISEAEPELGLGIICEVLPKTVNIEFRNSDTTRVYGLKTAPLKRVEFQRGDKVQSVCQTKKFTVERVEVVDELLVYIGEEDVLCEVDICHSLSFNRPQDKLFNNLSSPLSLFDLRSKTSACRQVYERSPVKGLLGGRMSLLPHQFYVASKVINEPLPRVLFADEVGLGKTIEAGLVLHNLIKTNRVDRALILVPDSLVYQWFFEMRKKFNLNFQTINQESYLEKGTNPFKDSQFSIASLDLLRGAEMARELLKQSDFDLIIVDEAHQLKWTKEGPDLAFQVVEEVASRTPMTFLLTATPEQLGEMGHFARLKLLDSNRFYDYDAFKKESANYHAVAEEAKEILSKGELSESDKESLRSLLDRHGTGRILYRNTRANLQNDYDFFPKRILNSYSLDSKPEGDYRAAHNLDELFYEKANWLVEFLSNNNNEKALLICRSKKKVLELEEYIRKNSSSIKTGVFHSDLSLMARDRQAAYFVEADGAQVLLCTEIGSEGRNFEFCHHLILFDLPISADLLEQRIGRLDRIGQKSDIQIHVPFAKESHESVLLDWFHEGLNAFEKSCKVGSKVLSEVKIDLAKALENESQSHDLIDKTKTLRLELEEELEKGRDQLIEYNSYQHDQAYEIVRNVRAMDNSSELYSFLDLVFHSIGVDVEEIEPFVTFIKPSDNMYIPHFPGLPSDGMRITFDRRVALEREDVSFISWDHPMVQGIMELIESEGLGNVSVVTRKGGKPGKVFLECFFKLSALTKKGVDTSRYLPTQTIRVLVNPQGEDFSEKFPKELLDEKVMDSSAEQKMKASKFPKDKVEQALDQARSLALSKAETIKESAKKEAMLALGQEISRLEELQKINPSVRSEEIEFSKIALNEVLNFIEISDIQLDSIRVVV, encoded by the coding sequence ATGAGAAACTTTATTGTCGGTCAACGCTGGATTAGTGAAGCTGAACCAGAACTCGGTCTTGGGATCATTTGTGAGGTCTTGCCAAAGACAGTCAATATTGAATTTCGAAACTCTGATACAACTCGTGTTTATGGATTAAAAACAGCACCTTTAAAAAGAGTTGAATTTCAACGAGGTGATAAAGTTCAAAGTGTTTGTCAGACGAAGAAGTTTACTGTTGAAAGAGTAGAAGTCGTCGATGAACTTCTCGTTTATATAGGTGAAGAAGATGTTCTTTGCGAAGTCGATATTTGTCACTCACTAAGTTTCAATAGACCACAAGATAAGTTATTCAATAACCTTTCATCTCCTTTAAGCTTATTTGATCTAAGATCAAAAACTTCTGCTTGCCGCCAAGTGTATGAGAGAAGTCCTGTGAAGGGTCTTCTGGGAGGAAGAATGTCACTTCTTCCACACCAATTCTATGTGGCAAGCAAGGTGATAAATGAGCCTTTACCACGAGTTCTCTTTGCTGATGAAGTCGGACTTGGAAAAACAATCGAAGCGGGTCTCGTTTTACATAATCTTATTAAAACTAATCGCGTTGATAGAGCTCTCATTCTGGTTCCTGATTCATTGGTTTATCAGTGGTTTTTTGAAATGAGAAAGAAGTTTAATTTAAACTTTCAAACGATCAATCAAGAGAGCTATCTAGAAAAGGGAACAAACCCTTTCAAAGATTCACAATTTTCAATTGCAAGCTTAGACCTTCTCCGCGGAGCAGAGATGGCCAGAGAGCTTTTAAAGCAATCTGACTTTGACCTCATCATTGTTGATGAGGCCCACCAACTGAAATGGACAAAAGAGGGACCAGATCTAGCTTTTCAGGTCGTAGAAGAAGTTGCATCGAGAACTCCAATGACATTTCTACTAACGGCTACGCCTGAGCAGCTTGGTGAAATGGGTCACTTTGCAAGGTTAAAACTTTTAGATAGCAATCGCTTCTATGACTACGATGCTTTTAAAAAAGAATCGGCAAATTATCATGCAGTAGCAGAAGAGGCGAAAGAGATTCTTTCCAAAGGAGAGTTATCTGAAAGTGATAAGGAGTCTTTAAGATCTTTGTTAGACCGTCACGGTACGGGACGTATTCTCTATCGCAATACGCGAGCAAATCTACAAAATGACTATGACTTTTTTCCTAAAAGAATATTAAATAGTTATTCATTAGACTCTAAACCTGAAGGTGATTATAGAGCGGCCCATAATTTAGATGAGCTTTTCTATGAAAAGGCCAACTGGCTTGTTGAATTTCTTTCGAATAACAATAATGAAAAGGCCCTACTAATTTGTCGATCTAAGAAGAAAGTTCTTGAGCTAGAAGAGTATATAAGAAAGAATTCTTCCTCGATCAAAACGGGAGTTTTTCATAGTGATCTCTCTCTTATGGCCAGAGATAGGCAGGCTGCCTACTTTGTCGAAGCTGATGGAGCACAAGTTCTTCTTTGTACTGAAATTGGAAGTGAAGGTCGTAACTTTGAATTTTGTCATCATTTAATTCTCTTTGATCTACCAATCTCTGCTGATCTTTTAGAGCAACGAATTGGTCGTCTAGATCGCATTGGACAAAAGTCTGATATTCAAATTCATGTACCATTTGCAAAAGAATCACATGAATCTGTTCTCTTAGACTGGTTTCATGAAGGACTAAATGCGTTTGAAAAGTCGTGTAAGGTAGGATCAAAAGTTCTTTCTGAAGTAAAAATTGATTTAGCAAAAGCTTTAGAAAATGAAAGTCAAAGTCATGACTTAATTGATAAGACGAAAACTCTTCGCCTAGAGCTTGAAGAGGAACTTGAAAAGGGAAGAGATCAGTTGATTGAATACAATTCCTATCAGCATGATCAAGCCTATGAGATTGTTAGAAATGTAAGAGCAATGGATAACTCTAGTGAACTCTATTCTTTTTTAGATCTCGTTTTTCATAGTATTGGTGTTGATGTGGAAGAGATCGAACCTTTTGTCACTTTTATTAAGCCTTCTGATAATATGTATATCCCTCACTTTCCAGGACTACCGTCAGATGGTATGAGAATTACATTTGATCGAAGAGTGGCCCTTGAAAGAGAAGATGTTTCTTTTATCTCTTGGGATCATCCAATGGTTCAAGGCATAATGGAACTGATTGAAAGTGAAGGTCTTGGAAACGTAAGTGTTGTAACTAGAAAGGGTGGAAAGCCTGGAAAGGTTTTTCTAGAGTGTTTTTTCAAGTTAAGTGCACTTACTAAAAAGGGTGTTGATACATCAAGATATCTTCCAACACAAACGATTCGTGTTCTTGTGAACCCACAAGGAGAGGACTTCAGCGAAAAGTTTCCAAAAGAACTTCTCGATGAGAAGGTCATGGATTCAAGCGCTGAACAAAAGATGAAGGCCTCGAAGTTTCCAAAAGATAAAGTAGAGCAAGCTTTAGATCAAGCGAGAAGCCTTGCACTATCAAAAGCAGAGACGATTAAAGAGAGCGCGAAAAAAGAGGCAATGTTAGCTCTTGGTCAGGAAATATCGAGACTTGAAGAACTACAAAAAATTAACCCAAGTGTGCGCAGTGAAGAAATAGAATTCTCAAAAATCGCACTCAATGAAGTTTTAAATTTTATAGAGATAAGTGATATTCAATTAGATTCAATTCGTGTGGTCGTTTAA
- a CDS encoding GNAT family N-acetyltransferase, translating to MNNIEKITIKNGETVTIRQVIPEDKELFIKGFKMLSEQTKRFRFMSAKKELADKEAEFYAKPDGKNHLAISAGIETEQKQLGIGVARIVRESEGSDTGEFAIVLVDSYQQMGIGKHLLTRLFKDSLAVGITKVIGTMRVENKGMELLLKKFKGFQFHHAGSGLMEIHGDLEKALL from the coding sequence ATGAATAATATTGAGAAAATCACCATCAAAAATGGTGAAACAGTCACCATTCGCCAAGTTATCCCTGAAGATAAGGAACTCTTTATTAAGGGCTTTAAAATGCTCTCAGAGCAAACGAAGCGCTTTCGCTTTATGAGTGCAAAAAAGGAATTGGCCGATAAAGAAGCTGAATTCTATGCAAAGCCTGATGGTAAGAATCATTTGGCCATTTCAGCAGGTATTGAAACAGAACAAAAGCAATTGGGTATTGGCGTTGCTCGTATCGTGAGAGAATCTGAGGGGTCTGATACCGGTGAATTCGCTATCGTTCTAGTGGATAGTTATCAACAAATGGGCATCGGAAAGCACTTACTAACAAGACTCTTTAAAGATTCCCTCGCGGTTGGAATCACAAAAGTAATTGGCACGATGAGAGTTGAAAACAAAGGCATGGAACTTCTTTTAAAGAAATTCAAAGGATTTCAATTTCATCACGCTGGATCTGGTTTAATGGAAATTCATGGCGATCTTGAAAAGGCCCTACTTTAG